A section of the Pedobacter sp. HDW13 genome encodes:
- a CDS encoding DUF1801 domain-containing protein, translated as MNIPAQIEAYITSQPEAKRSDMQALHHIITALMPTAQLWFLDGKNSEGKIVSNPNIGYGLYTITYADGRSKDFYQIGLSANTTGISVYIMGIEDKLYLAQTYGATIGKASVTGYCIKFKALKDIDVSVLQTAIRDRVEGGVI; from the coding sequence ATGAATATCCCTGCACAAATAGAAGCTTACATTACCAGTCAACCCGAAGCCAAACGCAGCGACATGCAGGCGTTACACCACATCATTACAGCACTAATGCCAACTGCTCAACTCTGGTTTCTCGATGGCAAAAACAGTGAAGGTAAAATTGTTTCCAACCCAAACATCGGGTATGGGCTTTACACCATCACCTATGCTGATGGCAGAAGCAAAGATTTTTATCAGATTGGTCTCAGCGCCAATACAACTGGTATTTCGGTGTACATTATGGGGATTGAAGATAAGCTATACTTAGCCCAAACCTACGGCGCAACAATTGGCAAAGCCAGCGTTACAGGCTATTGCATTAAGTTTAAAGCTTTGAAAGATATTGATGTAAGTGTACTTCAAACAGCAATACGCGATAGGGTTGAGGGAGGAGTGATTTAA
- a CDS encoding fumarylacetoacetate hydrolase family protein, with translation MKLIRFGEAGAEKPGVIINDNYFDVSALVSDYNEEFFGGDGLEKLKSAIASADLPQVDKGVRLGPALARPSKIICVGLNYKDHAAETNAPIPAEPILFFKATSAIVGPNDDLVIPKNSKKTDWEVELAIVIGKKASYVSEENALDHIAGYVLHNDYSEREFQLERNGQWVKGKSADTFAPIGPFIATQDEIADVHNLRLWLTVNGKTLQDGNTSNLIFNVPFMIAYISQFMTLLPGDVITTGTPAGVGLGQKPEPWYLKAGDVVELGIDGLGTSKQTVKAYIEN, from the coding sequence ATGAAATTAATACGATTTGGCGAAGCTGGAGCAGAAAAACCAGGAGTAATTATCAACGATAACTATTTCGATGTATCTGCATTGGTTAGTGATTATAACGAAGAGTTTTTTGGTGGCGATGGCCTTGAAAAATTAAAATCAGCTATTGCATCGGCTGATTTACCACAAGTAGATAAAGGTGTACGCTTAGGTCCTGCTTTGGCACGTCCCTCTAAAATTATCTGTGTTGGTTTAAATTACAAAGACCACGCGGCAGAAACTAATGCCCCTATTCCAGCCGAACCCATTTTATTCTTCAAAGCTACCAGCGCTATTGTAGGCCCGAATGATGATTTGGTGATCCCTAAAAACAGTAAAAAAACAGATTGGGAAGTAGAATTAGCTATTGTTATTGGTAAAAAAGCCAGTTACGTATCAGAAGAAAATGCCTTAGATCATATTGCTGGTTATGTATTGCACAACGATTACAGCGAACGCGAATTCCAGCTGGAGCGTAACGGACAGTGGGTGAAAGGAAAAAGCGCCGATACCTTTGCACCAATTGGGCCATTTATTGCTACACAGGATGAAATTGCTGATGTACACAACTTACGTTTGTGGTTAACCGTTAACGGCAAAACTTTACAGGATGGAAATACCTCGAACCTGATTTTCAATGTGCCGTTTATGATTGCTTATATCAGTCAGTTCATGACTCTTTTACCTGGCGATGTAATTACCACAGGTACACCTGCTGGTGTAGGTTTAGGACAAAAACCTGAGCCATGGTATTTAAAGGCAGGCGATGTAGTTGAATTGGGTATTGATGGCCTGGGTACAAGTAAACAGACTGTTAAAGCTTACATCGAAAACTAA
- a CDS encoding L-rhamnose mutarotase — protein MKRYCLALDLVDDEQLIVEYKQYHQSVWPEIKESIIASGIENLDIYLTGNRLFMIMEVNESFSFEEKGKADLANPKVQEWETLMWKFQQALPGAKPGEKWILMDQIFKL, from the coding sequence ATGAAGAGATATTGCCTGGCGCTCGATCTGGTTGATGATGAGCAGCTTATTGTAGAATATAAGCAATATCACCAATCAGTTTGGCCTGAAATTAAAGAAAGCATTATTGCTTCCGGGATCGAAAACCTCGATATATATTTAACTGGTAACCGGTTATTTATGATTATGGAGGTAAACGAAAGCTTTTCTTTTGAAGAAAAAGGAAAGGCCGATTTAGCCAACCCCAAAGTGCAGGAATGGGAAACTTTAATGTGGAAATTCCAGCAGGCATTGCCAGGTGCCAAACCGGGCGAAAAATGGATCTTAATGGATCAGATATTTAAACTTTAG
- a CDS encoding HAD family phosphatase — protein MHDLNFRPKAFLFDLNGTMINDMEYHTLAWYSIMTEDLGAALDYESVKKEMYGKNHEVLERVFGKGKFSAAEVERLSVDKEKRYQAGYLPHLALIDGLAGFLERAKDADIPMAIGSAAIPFNIDFVVDGLNIRHYLDAIVSADDVQTSKPDPETFLKAAAALSTAPADCLVFEDAPKGVESALNAGMPCVVLTTTHTIEEFEGYPNILGYITDYNDTKLNMLF, from the coding sequence ATGCACGATTTGAATTTCAGACCTAAAGCTTTTCTTTTCGATTTAAACGGAACCATGATTAACGATATGGAATACCATACGTTGGCCTGGTACAGCATTATGACCGAAGATTTAGGTGCAGCACTGGATTACGAAAGTGTTAAAAAGGAAATGTACGGTAAAAATCACGAAGTTCTGGAGCGTGTTTTCGGCAAAGGTAAATTTAGCGCCGCTGAGGTAGAACGCCTTTCAGTAGATAAAGAAAAGCGCTATCAGGCCGGTTATTTACCCCACTTGGCATTAATTGATGGGCTGGCTGGCTTTTTGGAGCGGGCAAAGGATGCAGATATTCCAATGGCTATTGGCTCAGCAGCCATTCCTTTTAATATCGATTTCGTGGTTGATGGTTTAAACATCCGCCATTACCTCGATGCGATTGTAAGTGCCGATGATGTGCAAACAAGTAAACCCGATCCCGAAACCTTTTTAAAGGCTGCAGCTGCGCTGAGCACTGCACCGGCTGATTGCCTGGTTTTTGAAGATGCGCCAAAAGGTGTAGAATCGGCCCTGAATGCGGGCATGCCTTGCGTGGTATTAACCACTACACATACCATTGAAGAATTTGAAGGTTATCCGAATATTTTAGGGTATATTACGGATTACAATGACACTAAATTAAATATGCTTTTTTAA
- a CDS encoding SDR family NAD(P)-dependent oxidoreductase, whose protein sequence is MFSLKNKKAVVTGGGSGIGRAIATILAKQDAEVHIIELGTAQAQDTLDEIKTAGKQAFSYACDVSDHQAVKAVFEQIGSINILVNNAGIAHIGKADTTEESDFDRVMRVNVKGVYNCLYAAIPQIRLAGGGVIINMASIAALIGLPDRFAYSTAKGAVKAMTMSVAKDYIGENIRCNSISPARVHTPFVDGFLQKNYPDNIPEMFEKLSKTQPIGRMAKPEEIGALALYLCSDEASFITGCDYPIDGGFTTLNN, encoded by the coding sequence ATGTTTTCACTCAAAAATAAAAAAGCAGTAGTTACAGGCGGCGGAAGTGGGATTGGCAGGGCTATTGCAACTATTCTGGCCAAACAGGATGCCGAAGTACATATCATCGAACTGGGTACAGCACAGGCACAAGATACACTTGATGAAATTAAGACTGCCGGCAAACAGGCTTTTAGTTATGCCTGCGATGTTTCAGACCACCAGGCGGTTAAAGCTGTTTTTGAACAGATTGGAAGCATAAATATTTTAGTAAATAATGCCGGTATTGCACATATTGGTAAAGCCGATACCACTGAAGAAAGCGATTTTGACCGTGTAATGCGCGTAAATGTTAAAGGTGTTTACAATTGTTTGTATGCTGCCATTCCGCAAATCCGTTTGGCTGGCGGTGGCGTGATCATCAATATGGCTTCTATTGCAGCACTAATTGGCTTACCCGATCGTTTTGCTTACAGTACCGCAAAAGGTGCAGTAAAAGCCATGACCATGAGCGTAGCTAAAGATTATATCGGCGAAAACATCAGGTGTAATTCAATTTCTCCGGCAAGGGTACACACGCCCTTTGTAGATGGCTTTTTACAGAAAAACTATCCGGATAACATCCCCGAAATGTTCGAGAAATTATCTAAAACACAACCTATCGGCCGCATGGCTAAACCTGAAGAAATTGGTGCGCTTGCTTTATATTTATGTAGCGACGAAGCTTCGTTTATTACCGGCTGCGATTACCCGATTGACGGTGGATTTACTACCCTGAACAATTAA
- a CDS encoding ferredoxin, protein MKIFGNFFDKELPGRYPENVQGDFYVENQVCITCGAPEAEAPDLIEHSKIEYGHCYFKKQPQTPDELNRAISAMQVSCISGLRYGGKDEEILKRLYEAGLADECDHKPKSKYRSRL, encoded by the coding sequence ATGAAAATATTTGGAAATTTTTTCGATAAGGAACTACCAGGCAGATACCCAGAAAACGTTCAGGGAGATTTTTATGTAGAGAACCAGGTATGTATTACTTGTGGAGCACCTGAAGCCGAAGCGCCAGATCTGATTGAACATTCGAAAATCGAATACGGACATTGCTATTTTAAAAAGCAGCCACAAACTCCCGATGAACTCAATAGGGCAATAAGCGCAATGCAGGTTTCATGTATCTCAGGGCTTCGATACGGAGGTAAGGATGAGGAAATACTAAAACGGCTTTACGAGGCGGGACTAGCTGATGAATGTGATCACAAACCTAAAAGTAAATACCGTTCTCGTTTATAA
- a CDS encoding amidohydrolase, translated as MIDTHVHFWNFDPVRDNWINEDMQTIRKDFSPKNLLRVYSDLNITGCVAVQASQSEEENDFLLTLTGENEIIKGIVGWVDLLNPDLDERLSYWNNHKTIKGWRHILQAENRDFILNPAFIAGVKQLKKYNYTYDLLCYHDQLEAIIQMVDQIPDQPFVLDHCGKPDVKSQDLKLWAENIKTLAANPNVQCKVSGLLTEADWKNWTEQELFNAFDVIFEHFGPERVMYGSDWPVMLLSRPYEDWFNLVNKYTERFTVAERRLIFSDNAKVFYSL; from the coding sequence ATGATTGATACCCACGTACACTTTTGGAATTTCGACCCTGTTAGAGATAACTGGATTAATGAGGATATGCAAACCATCCGTAAAGATTTTTCTCCTAAAAACCTCTTAAGGGTGTATAGCGATTTGAATATTACCGGATGCGTTGCAGTGCAGGCCAGTCAATCGGAAGAAGAAAACGATTTTCTTTTAACCCTGACCGGAGAGAACGAAATTATAAAAGGCATTGTAGGCTGGGTTGATTTGTTAAACCCTGATCTTGATGAGCGCTTAAGCTACTGGAACAATCATAAAACCATTAAGGGCTGGAGGCACATCCTGCAGGCTGAGAACCGGGATTTTATCCTCAATCCAGCTTTTATTGCTGGAGTTAAACAGTTGAAAAAATACAATTATACATACGATTTGTTGTGTTATCACGACCAGTTGGAAGCCATTATACAAATGGTTGATCAAATTCCCGATCAGCCATTTGTATTGGATCATTGTGGCAAGCCAGATGTAAAAAGTCAGGATTTGAAATTGTGGGCTGAAAACATTAAAACTTTGGCTGCAAACCCCAATGTGCAATGTAAAGTATCGGGTTTATTAACTGAAGCAGACTGGAAAAACTGGACAGAGCAAGAACTGTTTAACGCCTTTGATGTAATATTTGAACATTTTGGCCCTGAACGCGTAATGTATGGCAGCGACTGGCCGGTAATGTTACTCAGCAGGCCTTACGAGGATTGGTTTAATTTAGTAAATAAATATACCGAACGTTTCACTGTTGCAGAAAGGAGATTGATCTTTTCTGATAACGCGAAGGTTTTTTATAGTCTTTAA
- a CDS encoding class I SAM-dependent methyltransferase, translating to MDSTPPPFDPLKYKQTTHQQWQEAAEAWYRWSPLLHQWLGKTTEKMLNMAGVTTGQNLLDIAAGAGEQSITAARMVGPTGRVLATDISANILEYAKQMAAQVGLSNIDTAVMDGEKLTLDDETFDVVISRVGLIYFPDQQKALKEMLRVLKPGGKIAAIVYSVPEKNTFFAIPAAIIRTHAKLPPTLPGQPGPFSLSQKGVIELAFSMAGFKDVKSCLINAPLICESAKQCLQFEKESFGALHQMMSGLSEPEKVTVWDEIETALKQFETENGFEGPCEMLVAVGEKG from the coding sequence ATGGATTCAACCCCTCCACCATTTGATCCTCTGAAATACAAACAAACCACCCACCAGCAATGGCAGGAAGCGGCAGAGGCCTGGTATCGCTGGAGTCCTTTGTTGCACCAATGGCTGGGCAAAACCACCGAAAAAATGCTCAATATGGCTGGCGTAACTACCGGACAAAACCTGCTTGATATTGCTGCTGGTGCCGGAGAGCAATCTATTACTGCTGCCAGAATGGTGGGGCCAACAGGCAGGGTTTTAGCTACCGATATTTCTGCTAATATTCTCGAATATGCCAAACAAATGGCCGCACAGGTCGGATTGAGCAACATTGACACCGCTGTAATGGATGGCGAAAAGCTAACGCTCGATGATGAAACATTTGATGTTGTAATTTCGAGGGTTGGGTTGATTTATTTCCCCGATCAGCAAAAGGCCCTGAAAGAAATGTTACGGGTACTTAAACCGGGAGGAAAAATAGCTGCCATTGTTTATTCCGTACCCGAAAAGAATACATTTTTCGCTATACCGGCCGCTATTATCCGCACACATGCCAAACTACCACCTACTTTACCGGGCCAGCCGGGGCCTTTTAGTTTAAGCCAGAAAGGGGTTATTGAGCTGGCTTTTTCTATGGCTGGGTTTAAAGATGTAAAATCGTGTCTGATTAATGCTCCTTTAATTTGCGAATCTGCTAAACAATGCCTGCAATTTGAAAAAGAATCGTTCGGGGCTTTGCATCAAATGATGAGCGGTTTATCCGAACCTGAGAAAGTTACGGTATGGGATGAAATAGAAACAGCGCTCAAACAGTTTGAAACAGAAAACGGTTTTGAGGGACCCTGCGAAATGTTGGTGGCTGTGGGTGAAAAGGGCTAG
- a CDS encoding alpha-hydroxy acid oxidase, which translates to MSKKITFPYHSQYPSVADLRSKAKRRIPKFAFDYLEGGCNEGLNLVRNETDFGNIYLKPNYLRVGGDIDMSVELFGRKYSAPFGISPIGLQGLMWPNAPEILAKAAAKHDIPYTLSTVSTSSIERIAEVSEGKAWFQLYHPTENKLRDDILSRLKAVECPVLVVLVDVPAFGLRYKEIKSGLSIPPKMSVNNILQAFARPLWGIKTLQHGIPSFATLKPYMEKGMDMSQLGQFMNRTFTGKVDIEKVSAIREIWKGPLVLKGIATDEDMQAAIQIGVDGVIVSNHGGRQIDAGESSINSLIKLAGNEAYKSKLKIMLDGGIRSGVDLARAHAVGSEFNFMGRPFMYGVGALGNEGGDHTINMFKTHLYQIMQQLTIEKISQFPERLLAV; encoded by the coding sequence ATGAGCAAAAAAATTACCTTTCCTTATCATTCTCAATATCCTTCTGTAGCTGACCTTAGAAGTAAAGCAAAAAGAAGAATACCAAAATTTGCATTCGATTATTTAGAAGGCGGCTGTAACGAAGGGCTAAATCTGGTCCGTAACGAAACTGATTTCGGTAATATATATTTAAAACCTAACTATTTACGTGTTGGTGGAGATATTGATATGTCGGTTGAGCTTTTTGGCCGCAAATACAGTGCTCCTTTCGGTATTTCTCCTATCGGTTTGCAAGGCTTAATGTGGCCCAATGCGCCCGAAATTCTAGCTAAAGCGGCAGCTAAACACGATATCCCCTATACATTGAGTACGGTATCGACCAGTAGTATCGAACGGATTGCTGAAGTTTCGGAAGGAAAAGCCTGGTTTCAGCTTTACCACCCTACAGAAAATAAACTTAGGGATGATATTTTATCACGTTTGAAAGCAGTTGAATGTCCGGTTCTGGTTGTGCTGGTAGATGTGCCTGCCTTCGGGTTAAGGTACAAGGAAATTAAAAGTGGCCTTTCAATACCACCTAAAATGTCGGTAAACAACATCTTACAGGCATTTGCAAGACCATTATGGGGTATAAAAACACTACAGCATGGTATCCCCTCTTTTGCCACCTTAAAACCTTATATGGAAAAAGGAATGGACATGTCGCAGCTGGGACAGTTTATGAACCGAACGTTTACAGGGAAGGTTGACATAGAAAAGGTTTCGGCCATCCGCGAAATCTGGAAAGGGCCATTGGTATTAAAGGGCATAGCTACTGATGAAGATATGCAGGCAGCTATACAGATTGGTGTGGATGGGGTTATTGTTTCCAATCATGGCGGGCGACAAATTGATGCTGGTGAATCATCGATTAACTCTTTAATTAAACTCGCCGGAAATGAAGCCTATAAATCAAAACTCAAGATCATGCTGGATGGAGGAATCCGTTCTGGAGTTGATTTGGCCAGGGCACATGCAGTAGGTTCTGAATTTAACTTTATGGGCCGCCCGTTTATGTATGGCGTTGGGGCATTGGGTAATGAAGGTGGAGACCATACCATCAATATGTTTAAAACCCATTTATACCAGATTATGCAACAGCTCACGATCGAAAAAATTTCGCAATTCCCTGAAAGGTTATTAGCGGTATAA
- a CDS encoding NUDIX domain-containing protein, translating to MGKYLNQKPVLVAVDCIIFGYDGEELKLLVIKRAIEPVKDQWSLMGGFIGETENLDGAAKRILLELTGLHDVYLEQLHAYGSPDRDPIERTVSVVYFALIDINKYSKQINDQYHAEWFKIKDVPELIFDHNIMVKAAMDKIRYQAALHPVLFELLPKRFTIPQLQALYEQVYDAPIDNRNFIRKITASGLLIKQTEKDKSSSRRGAFYFKLDKNKHKAQFQSFLNFIPKATKQ from the coding sequence ATGGGAAAATATTTAAATCAAAAACCTGTACTGGTTGCCGTAGACTGCATTATTTTTGGTTACGATGGCGAAGAACTGAAACTTTTGGTTATAAAAAGGGCCATTGAGCCAGTTAAAGATCAATGGAGCTTAATGGGGGGCTTTATCGGCGAAACCGAAAACCTCGACGGCGCTGCGAAGCGCATCCTCTTAGAACTTACTGGTCTGCACGATGTATATTTAGAGCAGCTGCACGCTTACGGTAGTCCCGATCGTGATCCGATTGAACGTACTGTATCGGTAGTGTACTTCGCCTTGATCGATATCAATAAATACAGCAAACAGATTAACGATCAATACCATGCCGAATGGTTTAAAATTAAAGATGTACCTGAACTGATTTTCGATCACAACATTATGGTTAAAGCCGCTATGGATAAAATCCGTTATCAGGCAGCCCTCCACCCTGTTTTGTTCGAACTTTTACCTAAACGTTTTACCATCCCGCAATTGCAGGCACTATACGAGCAGGTGTACGATGCACCAATTGATAACAGGAATTTTATCCGCAAAATAACTGCCAGTGGTTTGCTCATTAAACAAACGGAAAAAGATAAATCGAGCTCCAGACGTGGTGCTTTCTATTTTAAACTGGATAAAAACAAGCATAAAGCCCAGTTTCAATCCTTTTTGAACTTTATACCTAAGGCCACAAAACAGTAA
- a CDS encoding aldose epimerase family protein, whose translation MKKPFLKALPVATLCLALAFSSCNSKSDKGSDTAAQHDSLKYNSTIDGKSVKLYTLKNKQGASVSISNYGGRVVSLLVPDKNNKLTDVVLGYDSIGAYRKKGEPFFGALIGRYGNRIGKGKFALDGKEYQLQLNDGVNTLHGGTDGFFGKVWEAKQVDSTKLELSYVSQDGEAGYPGKLDVKVSYTLTDDNALQIDYVATTDKTTIVNLTNHAYFNLNGEGDSTILDHELVIDASAYTPVDSTLIPTGKLQPVAGTAFDFNKSKLIGKQIGDNDEQLKFGKGYDHNFALTHHDGKAPVAVVKSTKTGIVLSVITTEPGLQFYSGNFLTGADKDGKGGKSYPHRSAFCLETQHFPDAPNHPNFASTVLKPGETYKTSTTYKFSK comes from the coding sequence ATGAAAAAACCATTTCTTAAAGCGTTACCAGTGGCTACATTGTGTTTAGCCCTTGCTTTTTCTTCCTGCAACTCCAAATCGGATAAAGGCAGCGATACAGCCGCACAGCACGATTCGTTAAAATACAACAGCACGATTGATGGAAAAAGTGTTAAACTTTACACATTAAAAAATAAGCAGGGGGCTTCCGTTTCGATTAGCAATTACGGTGGCAGGGTGGTTTCGTTACTGGTACCCGATAAAAACAATAAATTAACTGATGTAGTATTGGGTTACGATAGCATCGGGGCTTATCGTAAAAAAGGCGAACCGTTTTTTGGCGCACTGATTGGCAGATATGGAAACCGGATTGGCAAAGGTAAATTTGCTTTAGATGGAAAAGAATATCAATTGCAGCTTAATGATGGTGTAAACACCTTGCACGGCGGTACCGATGGTTTTTTTGGCAAGGTGTGGGAAGCGAAGCAAGTGGATAGCACCAAACTGGAACTGAGCTATGTTTCTCAGGATGGGGAAGCTGGTTATCCGGGTAAACTGGATGTTAAGGTTTCCTATACGCTAACCGACGATAATGCCCTGCAAATTGATTATGTGGCCACTACAGATAAAACTACCATCGTAAACTTAACCAACCACGCTTACTTTAACCTAAACGGCGAAGGCGACAGCACAATTCTAGATCACGAATTAGTGATCGATGCCAGTGCTTATACGCCGGTAGATTCTACCCTGATTCCAACCGGTAAATTACAACCTGTTGCAGGCACTGCTTTCGATTTTAACAAAAGTAAATTGATTGGCAAACAAATTGGCGATAACGACGAGCAATTAAAATTTGGTAAAGGTTACGACCATAACTTTGCATTAACCCATCACGATGGTAAAGCACCCGTAGCGGTTGTTAAAAGCACTAAAACAGGTATTGTGTTATCGGTGATTACAACAGAGCCTGGATTACAGTTTTACAGTGGTAATTTTTTAACGGGCGCTGATAAAGATGGTAAAGGTGGTAAATCTTACCCTCACCGTTCGGCATTCTGTTTAGAAACGCAACACTTCCCTGATGCCCCAAACCACCCGAATTTTGCATCGACGGTGCTTAAACCGGGCGAAACGTATAAGACCAGTACAACTTATAAGTTCTCGAAATAA